From one Amycolatopsis sp. FDAARGOS 1241 genomic stretch:
- a CDS encoding TetR/AcrR family transcriptional regulator, which translates to MARARALPATRPADDGPRPSGRPRDAALDEAIILATRRRLVERGYSRLTLGDIAADAKVGRPTLYRRWSTKFELVVDALDYGFRKQHDMYELDLSGLEPRAAFVEVLRRLDPTYYNPDAMVLMGSFAGESSHTPELLEVLRKHAVEPRVELVQSVLTRLQHRRAVRDDIDKCTVATLCFGSYLAAFYRGGSEVDVAESVASVLWPTLERRPAPGQR; encoded by the coding sequence ATGGCTCGAGCACGCGCGCTGCCCGCGACCAGGCCCGCCGACGACGGTCCACGCCCGAGCGGCCGGCCCCGCGACGCCGCGCTCGACGAGGCGATCATCCTCGCGACCCGACGCCGCCTGGTGGAGCGGGGCTATTCCCGCTTGACGCTCGGCGACATCGCCGCCGACGCGAAGGTCGGGCGGCCCACCTTGTACCGGCGCTGGAGCACCAAGTTCGAGCTCGTCGTCGACGCGCTCGACTACGGGTTCCGCAAGCAGCACGACATGTACGAACTGGACCTGAGCGGACTCGAGCCGCGGGCCGCGTTCGTGGAGGTCCTCCGGCGGCTGGACCCGACGTACTACAACCCGGACGCGATGGTGCTGATGGGCAGCTTCGCCGGCGAATCGAGCCACACGCCCGAACTGCTCGAGGTCCTGCGCAAGCACGCGGTCGAACCCCGGGTCGAGCTCGTGCAGAGCGTGCTGACCCGGCTCCAGCACCGCCGCGCCGTGCGCGACGACATCGACAAGTGCACCGTCGCGACGCTGTGCTTCGGCAGCTACCTCGCGGCCTTCTACCGCGGCGGGTCCGAAGTGGACGTCGCCGAATCGGTCGCCTCCGTGCTCTGGCCCACCCTCGAAAGAAGACCCGCCCCGGGACAGCGCTGA
- a CDS encoding LLM class F420-dependent oxidoreductase → MELSYYLPTGTTHEFAGYTSPVVAFDKLLELARVADESGFTTIWAPDHFIPFGPSGSFVFEAWTTLAALARETRTARLGQLVTGNGYRNPALLAKMASTLDVVSGGRLTFGIGAGWYEDEYRAFGYDFPGAGERLRRLEESLQIIAELWTGNPATFAGRYFSTDGAVNLPTGVQAPHPPVMVAGGGEKVTLRLVALYGDLCNVQESPDEVHRKYGILARHCETVGRDYSAITKTSTTYCITADTDDEARAAVPPWAQLVFPGDLAGYGLVGTIDTIRNRLDTYREAGVDELIIGFQNALDADTLRTFAAEFVR, encoded by the coding sequence ATGGAACTGAGCTATTACCTGCCCACCGGGACGACCCACGAGTTCGCGGGCTACACCAGCCCGGTCGTCGCGTTCGACAAGCTTCTCGAACTGGCCCGGGTGGCCGACGAGTCCGGCTTCACCACGATCTGGGCCCCGGACCACTTCATCCCGTTCGGCCCGTCGGGGTCGTTCGTGTTCGAAGCCTGGACGACCCTGGCGGCGCTGGCTCGCGAAACCAGGACCGCCCGGCTCGGCCAGCTGGTCACCGGCAACGGCTACCGCAACCCCGCCCTGCTGGCCAAGATGGCCTCGACCCTCGACGTCGTCTCCGGCGGGCGGTTGACCTTCGGCATCGGCGCCGGCTGGTACGAGGACGAGTACCGCGCGTTCGGCTACGACTTCCCCGGCGCCGGCGAGCGCCTGCGCCGGCTCGAAGAGTCGTTGCAGATCATCGCCGAACTGTGGACCGGGAACCCGGCCACCTTCGCCGGCCGCTACTTCAGCACCGACGGCGCGGTGAACCTGCCCACCGGCGTCCAGGCGCCGCACCCGCCGGTGATGGTCGCCGGCGGTGGGGAGAAGGTGACGCTGCGGCTGGTCGCACTGTACGGCGATCTCTGCAACGTGCAGGAGTCGCCGGACGAGGTCCACCGCAAGTACGGGATTCTCGCTCGCCACTGCGAGACGGTGGGCCGCGACTACTCGGCGATCACCAAGACGTCCACGACCTACTGCATCACCGCCGACACTGACGACGAGGCCCGCGCGGCGGTCCCGCCGTGGGCGCAGCTGGTCTTCCCGGGCGACCTCGCGGGCTACGGCCTCGTCGGCACGATCGACACGATCCGCAATCGGCTCGACACCTACCGCGAGGCCGGGGTGGACGAGCTGATCATCGGCTTCCAGAACGCGCTCGACGCCGACACCCTGCGGACCTTCGCGGCCGAATTCGTGCGGTGA
- a CDS encoding MFS transporter, with product MPSQLSQPRRTVRLDELIDGRPVGGFHFLVLALTGLVMFLDGLDTQAISFVAPAVAKEWSLPVAALGPIFSASIVGLMIGYLVLSPLANRVGHRKLVIVSTALFGVFTVLCALAGNETQLIVLRLLTGAGLGAAIPSAVALASEFAPARRRSTFVMFIYCWLALGFVAASLISGAVIPSWGWRPMFVLGGVLPLLLAVVLLGFLPDSPSYLLPRDAARAHATLCRVDPQLDPQTQVLPAERAGSPVKVRSPLVELLRRHWLASTALLWLAFMLNLGVFYAVQSWLPTILGRLGHAPSTAVLATALTTIGGIAAALVIGPLMDRRGPFGTLGVVYLLGAVFVSVLAFAVTGQSWLVLGAAFLAGTCVTGGQMSVVALATVLYPPRIRPTGVGWALGIGRIGGILGPLLVGFALGGGAAPRTVFVVMGAMFLVASGAVLALAKVSRSVRAGDSCAASAAQPRQESASAD from the coding sequence GTGCCTTCTCAACTTTCGCAACCGCGCCGCACCGTGCGCCTGGACGAGCTGATCGACGGGCGGCCGGTCGGCGGCTTCCACTTCCTGGTCCTGGCCCTGACCGGTTTGGTCATGTTCCTCGACGGCCTCGACACCCAGGCGATCAGCTTCGTCGCCCCGGCCGTCGCCAAGGAGTGGTCGCTGCCCGTTGCCGCTCTCGGCCCGATCTTCTCCGCGTCGATCGTGGGCCTGATGATCGGCTACCTGGTGCTCTCGCCCCTGGCGAACCGGGTCGGGCACCGCAAGCTCGTCATCGTCTCCACGGCGTTGTTCGGGGTGTTCACCGTGCTGTGCGCGCTGGCCGGGAACGAGACGCAGCTGATCGTGCTGCGGCTGCTCACCGGCGCCGGGCTCGGTGCGGCCATCCCGAGCGCCGTGGCGCTGGCCAGTGAGTTCGCGCCGGCCCGGCGCCGCTCCACATTCGTCATGTTCATCTACTGCTGGCTGGCCTTGGGCTTCGTCGCCGCGAGCCTGATCTCCGGAGCGGTCATCCCGAGCTGGGGCTGGCGGCCGATGTTCGTGCTCGGCGGTGTCCTGCCGCTGCTCCTCGCGGTCGTGCTGCTGGGCTTCCTGCCCGACTCCCCGAGTTATCTGCTGCCGCGTGACGCCGCCCGCGCCCACGCCACGCTGTGCCGCGTCGACCCTCAGCTCGACCCGCAGACGCAGGTGCTGCCGGCCGAGCGCGCCGGTTCGCCGGTGAAGGTCCGGTCCCCGCTGGTCGAGCTGCTCCGGCGGCACTGGCTCGCCAGCACCGCGCTGCTGTGGCTCGCGTTCATGCTCAACCTGGGCGTGTTCTACGCCGTGCAGAGCTGGCTGCCCACGATCCTGGGCCGGCTCGGACACGCCCCCTCGACGGCCGTCCTGGCCACGGCGCTGACGACGATCGGCGGGATCGCCGCGGCGCTGGTGATCGGGCCCCTGATGGACCGGCGCGGGCCGTTCGGCACGCTCGGCGTGGTCTACCTCCTCGGCGCGGTGTTCGTGTCGGTGCTCGCGTTCGCGGTCACCGGGCAGAGCTGGCTGGTGCTGGGCGCGGCGTTCCTCGCCGGTACCTGCGTCACCGGCGGCCAGATGAGCGTGGTCGCGCTGGCGACGGTGCTCTACCCGCCGCGGATCCGCCCGACCGGGGTCGGCTGGGCGCTGGGCATCGGCCGCATCGGCGGCATCCTGGGTCCGCTGCTGGTCGGCTTCGCCCTGGGCGGCGGGGCGGCGCCCCGCACCGTGTTCGTGGTGATGGGCGCGATGTTCCTGGTGGCCAGCGGCGCAGTGCTGGCGCTGGCCAAGGTTTCCCGTTCGGTTCGAGCCGGGGACTCGTGCGCCGCGAGCGCAGCGCAGCCACGGCAGGAATCCGCCTCGGCCGACTGA
- a CDS encoding arylamine N-acetyltransferase, whose translation MDVEGYLRRIGAVRPAVPDLAALRELQRRHLETVPFENLDRYLGRQIDLAEPALLDKIVGQRRGGFCYELNGAFGLLLHHLGFEVQLLAGRVLRREGGFGPPLDHLALRVDLAEPWLIDVGFGRFSVRPLRLATTAAQPDPAGRFTTRPAPHGDVDVLHDGDVVYRLEPRPRALDDFHAMAWFHTNSPQSPFAHGPTCSLVTPGGRVTIAGGRLIETTGAERTERVLDGDDAILRAYEEHFGIVLDRVPAG comes from the coding sequence GTGGACGTCGAGGGCTACCTCCGCAGGATCGGCGCGGTCCGCCCCGCCGTGCCCGATCTCGCCGCGCTGCGCGAGCTGCAGCGCCGCCACCTCGAAACGGTGCCGTTCGAAAACCTCGATCGCTACCTGGGACGGCAGATCGACCTCGCGGAACCCGCGTTGCTCGACAAGATCGTCGGGCAGCGCCGCGGCGGGTTCTGCTACGAACTCAACGGCGCATTCGGGCTGCTGCTGCACCACCTCGGGTTCGAAGTGCAGCTGCTCGCCGGCCGGGTGTTGCGCCGGGAAGGAGGGTTCGGCCCGCCGCTCGACCACCTGGCGCTGCGCGTCGACCTGGCCGAGCCGTGGCTGATCGACGTGGGGTTCGGCCGGTTCAGCGTCCGGCCCCTGCGGCTCGCGACGACCGCGGCCCAGCCGGATCCGGCGGGCCGGTTCACCACCCGGCCCGCGCCACACGGCGACGTCGACGTACTGCACGACGGGGACGTGGTCTACCGGCTGGAACCGCGCCCGCGCGCCCTGGACGACTTCCACGCCATGGCGTGGTTCCACACGAACTCCCCGCAGTCGCCCTTCGCCCACGGGCCGACGTGCTCGCTCGTGACCCCCGGCGGGCGCGTGACGATCGCCGGGGGCCGCCTGATCGAAACGACCGGTGCCGAGCGCACTGAGCGCGTGCTCGATGGCGACGACGCGATCCTGCGGGCCTACGAGGAACACTTCGGCATCGTCCTCGACCGGGTACCTGCCGGCTGA
- a CDS encoding DUF4863 family protein, which translates to MSATPEDLIERSIPFINEIKNRTAGVELETWLNEHRGPGSELWDDLARIIKDGVADGWAANVEVDGPNYRRSRIVEPSERLNWFSITAVYLNSETLFCGEYHQHPYGEINMVIPLDEGALLRGPRGWQGPGWTSPEPGSHHYPEVVGGSLIALFYLPAGRISYDITVPEDYEFMVPDGYRMSAADGQ; encoded by the coding sequence ATGAGCGCGACACCCGAAGATCTGATCGAGCGCAGCATCCCGTTCATCAACGAGATCAAGAACCGCACGGCCGGAGTCGAGCTGGAAACCTGGCTCAACGAGCACCGCGGTCCCGGTTCCGAGCTGTGGGACGACCTCGCCCGCATCATCAAGGACGGGGTCGCCGACGGCTGGGCCGCGAACGTCGAGGTCGACGGTCCGAACTACCGCCGGAGCCGGATCGTCGAGCCGAGCGAGCGGCTGAACTGGTTCAGCATCACGGCCGTCTACTTGAACAGCGAGACGCTCTTTTGCGGTGAATACCACCAGCACCCCTACGGCGAGATCAACATGGTCATCCCGCTGGACGAGGGTGCGCTGCTGCGCGGGCCGCGCGGTTGGCAGGGTCCGGGTTGGACGTCGCCCGAGCCGGGCAGCCACCACTACCCCGAGGTCGTGGGCGGGTCGCTGATCGCCCTGTTCTACCTGCCCGCAGGCCGCATTTCCTACGACATCACGGTTCCCGAGGACTACGAATTCATGGTCCCCGACGGCTACCGGATGTCCGCGGCCGACGGGCAGTGA
- a CDS encoding TetR/AcrR family transcriptional regulator encodes MTDSRKADPEAGQATAPSRGGRPLDPGRDEAIITAARRRLVLDGYSRMTIADIATDAGVSRPTVYRRWSGKLELTIEAIDYGFRAQRDAYPALELADLPAPEALAEAVRRLDPCYYNPDAMVLMGNFMSETTRTPELLAIVLEHAVEPRLAHLEGVLADLQERGEVRSDLDRHTIATMCFGSYFAAFLRAEHDRSGLAEQVVAVLWPGIAARR; translated from the coding sequence ATGACGGACTCACGCAAGGCGGACCCCGAAGCCGGACAAGCGACGGCCCCGTCGCGCGGTGGCCGGCCGTTGGATCCCGGGCGCGACGAAGCGATCATCACGGCCGCGCGCCGGCGGCTGGTCCTCGACGGTTATTCGAGGATGACGATCGCGGACATCGCCACCGACGCCGGCGTGTCACGGCCGACGGTCTACCGGCGCTGGTCGGGCAAGCTCGAACTCACCATCGAGGCGATCGACTACGGGTTCCGCGCGCAGCGCGACGCCTACCCCGCTCTGGAGCTCGCGGACCTCCCGGCTCCCGAAGCGCTGGCGGAGGCCGTCCGGCGGCTGGATCCCTGTTACTACAACCCCGACGCGATGGTCCTGATGGGCAACTTCATGAGCGAGACAACGCGAACGCCGGAACTGCTCGCGATCGTGCTGGAGCACGCCGTCGAGCCCCGGCTCGCGCACCTCGAAGGCGTCCTCGCCGATCTGCAGGAGCGCGGCGAGGTGCGGTCCGACCTCGATCGGCACACCATCGCCACGATGTGCTTCGGCAGCTACTTCGCGGCGTTCCTGCGCGCTGAGCACGACCGCAGTGGTCTCGCCGAGCAGGTCGTCGCCGTGCTGTGGCCGGGGATCGCGGCGCGGCGGTGA
- a CDS encoding nitroreductase yields the protein MTETAELMNDNTTTKVAPPAGAAPPAVTVVEALLTRRSVRAFLPTPVSRAEVESLLALAARSASNSNGQPWHVHVLTGEPKRRLTDALWQALDGDGRVAEREYPYQPAPEDWEEPFRTRRRAFGEGLYRDTLGIAPHDTEGRQAHHRRNYDFFGAPVGLVLTVSRAPLASALVDAGLFLQALMLVARHAGLDTCPQASFIDFYPVLRRHLKIPDDQLIVCGLALGYADPEHRLSRHRTAREPVSTFTTFYSDESC from the coding sequence GTGACCGAAACCGCCGAGCTGATGAACGACAACACCACCACGAAAGTCGCGCCCCCGGCCGGTGCGGCACCGCCGGCCGTGACCGTCGTCGAGGCCTTGCTGACGCGCCGCAGCGTGCGGGCGTTCTTGCCCACGCCCGTTTCGCGCGCGGAGGTGGAGAGCCTGCTGGCGCTCGCCGCGCGGTCGGCAAGCAACTCCAACGGCCAGCCGTGGCACGTCCACGTCCTGACCGGCGAACCGAAACGCCGGTTGACCGACGCGCTCTGGCAGGCACTGGACGGAGACGGCCGGGTCGCCGAGCGGGAGTACCCGTACCAGCCGGCGCCGGAAGACTGGGAAGAGCCGTTTCGGACCCGCCGCCGGGCCTTCGGTGAAGGCCTCTACCGCGACACGCTCGGGATCGCCCCGCACGACACCGAAGGCCGCCAGGCACACCACCGGCGGAACTACGATTTCTTCGGCGCCCCGGTGGGTTTGGTCCTCACGGTCAGCCGGGCTCCGCTCGCGAGCGCGCTCGTCGACGCCGGGCTGTTCCTGCAGGCGCTCATGCTCGTGGCCCGCCACGCCGGGCTCGACACCTGCCCGCAGGCGTCGTTCATCGATTTCTACCCGGTTCTGCGCCGGCACCTGAAGATCCCGGACGATCAGCTCATCGTCTGCGGACTCGCCCTCGGCTACGCCGACCCGGAGCACCGCCTCAGTCGTCATCGGACTGCGCGCGAACCGGTCAGCACCTTCACCACCTTCTACAGCGACGAATCCTGCTGA